GGTTATGGCCTCTGGTGGATGAACCGATTGCCAACCGTTCCTTTGAGAATCTCGATGAACTCGAAGAGGTTTTATACCAACGTTGCCGAAAGTTACTGACCCAGAGGGCATTGATTCGAGACTTGACCCGTTTTCATTGGTAGCGTGAAATCGCGGCTATACTTTGATTGATTCTCCGGACTTGATATCACATCATCTAAAATGCGCTCGACTAACCCCGCTTCAAACCCCACCCCCAAGCCCTCCGCAGGCTTCACAATCACATCCGTCAACTCCTCCCGATTCATCGGTCCCAACTTGTAATCCTTGCGGTTCAATACATCGGCAAACGGTCGATAGGACAGGGCATTCCCCAGAAAATCCGCCCGCATTGTCATCACCACCCGACCCGGTAAATCCGCAATCAGGGCATCTAAAAATTGGTGGCGTATCTCCACAGAAATTGCGAGCCGTTTTATCATAGCGTGTCGCGATCTCCCTGTATTGCTTGAATTTTTGGAATAAATTTTCAATTAGATGCCGCCACTTGTACATTTCTTGATCATATTGTCTCTGTTGTGTGCGGTTACTTTTTGGAGAAATCACAGCCAAGCAATCCGCCCCTTTGAGGCGGTCAAGAACACGTTGTGCCGCATCATAGGTTTTATCAG
This genomic interval from Roseofilum reptotaenium CS-1145 contains the following:
- a CDS encoding nSTAND1 domain-containing NTPase, which produces MIKRLAISVEIRHQFLDALIADLPGRVVMTMRADFLGNALSYRPFADVLNRKDYKLGPMNREELTDVIVKPAEGLGVGFEAGLVERILDDVISSPENQSKYSRDFTLPMKTGQVSNQCPLGQ